A window of Oncorhynchus kisutch isolate 150728-3 linkage group LG10, Okis_V2, whole genome shotgun sequence contains these coding sequences:
- the LOC109897321 gene encoding protein TANC2 isoform X2 yields the protein MFRNSLKMLLGGKSNRKNRNSGGSSTESDGLFEGDYGGPPLPVTEGMQHIRIMEGVSRSLPSSPLLSHQALNMRLQPTKRLPGEESQELGPPPSVDEAANTLMTRLGFLLGDKMNEGQPGSQYDMDDHDDSQGMMSVTQRISPCSSLASSTASPPAGSPCSTLPPGGAPGNHASGDCAYGSITSPTSTLESRDSGIIATLTSYSENADRGGGKHGEGSRGSLKLWQTQKCSGTDSFLYRVDENMAASTYSLNKIPERSLETAHSIPLYLMPRPNSVAATSSAHLEDLAYLDEQRHTPLRTSLRMPRQNSGAGRSGHDLRVRFAPYRPPDIALKPLLFEVPSLTADSLFTGREWLFQEVDARLHGDDSAANRGVVVVGNVGFGKTAIISRLVALSCHGNRMRQIASDSPHASPKHGETLPLTQPQHSHGTLGGSCPGTPEMRRRQEEALRRLASQVVAYHYCQADNAYTCLVPEFVHNVAALLCRAPQLMAYREQLLREPHLQSTLSLRSCVQDPLNAFRRGVLEPLDVLHRERKIACEEDLIILVDGLNEAEFHKPDYGDTITSFLCKTMERFPPWLKLVVTVRTSLQEITHPLPFHRISLDRLEENDAIDQDLQGYLLQRIQGSAEIQSNVSLNGRLDNAAFAKLSTHLKALSRGSYLYLKLTLDLIEKGYLVLKSSSFKVVPVSLAEVYLLQLNMRFPTQSSFERALPLLNVAVASLHPLTDEQAYGAVNAGAVRGPALDWEDFQGRLELLSPFLVRRRDGTRMFTHPSFREWLIWREDGEKTKFLCDPRSGHTLLAFWFSRQEGKLNRQQTIELGHHILKAHIFKGLSKKVGVSSSVLQGLWVSYSTEGLSTALASLRNLYTPNIKVSRLLVLGGANVNYRSEVLNNAPLLCVHAHLGYAETAGLLLENGAHVDGESDSGLTPLGYAAAAGHLSIVTALCACKAKVDHLDRNGQCALVHAALRGHLQVVKFLMQSDWNPDGQPQGAFTKSHAVQQALIAGASMGYTEIASYLLDLPEKDEEEEERAQINNFDTLWGETALTAAAGRGKLDVCRLLLEQGAAVGQPNRRGIVPLFSAVRQGHWQIVDLLLNHGADVNMADKQGRTPLMMASSEGHLGTAEFLLAQGASLAQMDKEGLTALSWACLKGHMPLVRCLVERGAATAHADKSGRTPLDLASFYGDSEVVRYLVDHGAMIEHVDYSGMRPLDRAVGCRNTSVVVALLKKGAKMGPATWAMATSKPDIMIVLLSKLIEEGDGFYKKGKVKEAAQRYQYALKKFPREGFSEDLKTFRELKVSLLLNLSRCRRKMNDFGMAEEFATKALELKSKSYEAFYARARAKRSSRQFHAALEDLNEATLLCPNNREIQRLLQRVEEECLQFEEQQELDPPPSPPREQAPPPPQSLEPRLEDMQPVQDLFEEDEDYLEQDLESLPMGMTPEPRSSPSGLPLIQSLLPSPGHRNSPYLSGGPSMVQAFELPPIPPSMSSPTRQGYQSSSPSLSPTHQSSHYRPSPPHTSTAHQASATQYNFSPPPSPLRRGQYHASPTSESGGGLYRPQSASARYQSEQIPGRPKSPLSKMSSQRSFQLPSQQQPPQQGQWLQPAKAQIVRTNQPSSAVHSSAVLGTSAYSQMAHSMSTRLPPDLAELGDGVNIFPSALEGRPTLQVQASLSAGALYQHGGIQMVPMEDELPQRPSSAYRPGGPRYSQAPQISRSQSAAYYPVSPQMEIELEMEHQAALGSPENPHGLRRPVSASNAEPKPHAPTPRPLMHSQSVGLRFSPSNTSLGGVSAANLAPGFRGSTSAQQMEIPLQLSYEDGSVYCDDLSPVSPPQGSDIRVVGGTYPDKALRSRNTPFMGVVDKTARTHQYLPPQPQTIGRSWAISSLDTVVTSSTTSPGNIGPQHGYSQQPSLGHIAYYNRTNNAHNGHLLDDDYYQPPANSSRDGRADGMGRVSQAPSYPDVKVARTLPVAQAYQDSEYMQHSRDRQGPTSPIKPKRPFVESNV from the exons GTGAGGAGAGCCAGGAGCTGGGCCCCCCTCCCTCTGTGGACGAGGCAGCCAACACCCTGATGACGCGCCTGGGCTTCCTCCTGGGAGACAAGATGAACGAGGGACAGCCGGGCTCACAGTACGACATGGACGACCACGACGACAGCCAG GGCATGATGTCAGTGACCCAGCGGATCAGCCCCTGCTCCAGCCTGGCCAGCAGCACAGCCTCCCCCCCTGCAGGCAGCCCCTGCTCCACACTGCCCCCCGGAGGGGCCCCTGGGAATCACGCCTCCGGAGACTGCGCCTATGGTTCCATCACCAGCCCCACCTCCACCCTGGAGAGCAGGGACAGCGGCATCATCG CCACGCTGACCAGCTACTCTGAGAATGCTGACCGGGGTGGGGGGAAGCACGGGGAGGGCTCGCGGGGTAGCCTGAAGCTGTGGCAGACCCAGAAGTGTTCGGGCACAGACTCGTTCCTGTACCGCGTGGATGAGAACATGGCTGCCTCCACCTACAGCCTGAACAAGATCCCAGAGAGGAGCCTGGAGACGGCCCACTCCATCCCACTCTACCTCATGCCCCGGCCGAACTCTGTGGCAG ccaCGAGTTCGGCCCACCTGGAGGACCTGGCCTACCTGGATGAGCAGAGACACACTCCCCTGAGGACCTCCCTCAGGATGCCCCGTCAGAACTCTGGGGCCGGGCGCTCCGGACACGACCTCAGAG tacgcTTTGCCCCCTACCGCCCCCCGGATATCGCCCTCAAGCCCCTTCTGTTCGAGGTGCCCAGCCTGACAGCTGATTCGCTCTTCACCGGGAGGGAGTGGCTCTTCCAGGAAGTGGACGCCCGTCTTCATGGCGACGACTCGGCAGCCAATCGAGGTGTGGTTGTCGTGGGCAACGTGGGCTTCGGCAAGACTGCCATCATCTCCCGCCTGGTGGCACTCAGCTGCCACGGCAACCGCATGAGACAGATCGCCTCGGACAGCCCCCACGCCTCGCCCAAAC atGGAGAGACCCTGCCACTCACCCAGCCCCAACACTCCCATGGCACCCTGGGGGGCAGCTGCCCTGGCACCCCCGAGATGAGGAGACGCCAGGAGGAGGCTTTACGGCGGCTCGCCTCACAG gtggtggcaTACCACTACTGCCAGGCGGACAATGCATACACGTGCCTGGTGCCAGAGTTTGTCCACAACGTGGCGGCTCTGCTGTGCCGGGCACCCCAGCTCATGGCCTACAGGGAGCAGCTGCTACGGGAGCCCCACCTGCAGAGCACCCTCAGTCTGCGCTCCTGTGTCCAGGACCCCCTCAATGCCTTCAGGAGGGGCGTGTTGGAGCCCCTCGACGTCCTGCACAGAG AGAGGAAGATAGCATGTGAGGAGGATCTGATCATTCTAGTAGACGGGCTGAATGAGGCAGAGTTCCACAAGCCGGACTACGGCGACACCATCACCTCCTTCCTGTGTAAGACCATGGAACGCTTTCCTCCCTGGCTCAAACTGGTGGTCACCGTCAGGACCTCCCTACAGGAGATCACACATCCCCTCCCGTTCCACCGTATCTCTCTTGACCGCCTGGAGGAGAATGATGCCATAGACCAGGACCTGCAG GGCtacctgctgcagaggatacaggGCAGTGCTGAGATCCAGAGCAACGTGTCTCTCAACGGGCGTCTGGACAACGCAGCCTTCGCCAAGCTGAGCACCCACCTCAAGGCCCTGAGCCGCGGCTCCTACCTCTACCTGAAGCTGACGCTGGACCTCATCGAGAAGGGCTACCTGGTACTCAAGAGCTCCAGCTTCAAG GTGGTGCCAGTGAGCCTGGCTGAGGTGTACCTGCTGCAGCTCAACATGCGTTTCCCCACCCAGTCGTCCTTCGAGCGTGCCCTCCCCCTGCTCAACGTGGCCGTggcctccctccaccccctcacgGACGAGCAGGCGTATGGGGCAGTGAATGCTGGTGCCGTGCGAGGCCCCGCCCTGGACTGGGAAGATTTCCAGGGGAGACTGGAGCTGCTATCGCCCTTCCTGGTGCGGAGAAGGGACGGAACACGTATGTTCACACACCCCTCCTTCAGGGAGTGGCTCATCTGGAGGGAGGACGGGGAGAAGACCAAGTTCCTCTGTGACCCGAG GAGTGGCCACACGCTCCTGGCCTTCTGGTTCTCACGTCAGGAGGGCAAACTGAACCGGCAGCAGACCATAGAGCTGGGCCACCACATCCTCAAAGCACACATCTTCAAG GGCCTGAGTAAGAAGGTTGGGGTCTCCTCGTCAGTCCTGCAGGGGCTGTGGGTCTCTTACAGCACAGAGGGGCTCTCCACTGCTCTGGCCTCACTGAGGAACCTTTACACACCCAACATCAAG GTGAGCCGTTTGTTGGTCCTAGGCGGCGCCAACGTTAACTACCGTTCTGAGGTTCTGAACAACGCCCCATTGCTGTGTGTCCATGCCCACCTGGGCTACGCGGAGACAGCCGGCCTGCTGCTGGAGAACGGAGCGCACGTAGACGGGGAGTCCGACAGCGGCCTCACCCCGCTGGGCTACGCCGCCGCTGCTGGACACCTGTCCATCGTCACTGCGCTCTGCGCCTGCAAGGCCAAG GTGGACCACCTGGACAGGAACGGTCAGTGTGCGCTGGTGCACGCTGCACTGCGAGGACACCTGCAGGTGGTCAAGTTCCTGATGCAGAGTGACTGGAATCCTGACGGACAGCCTCAAGGAGCCTTCACCAAGAGTCACGCTGTCCAGCAGGCCCTTATAGCAGGGGCCAGCATGGGATACACAGAG ATCGCCTCTTACCTATTGGACCTGCCagagaaggatgaggaggaggaggagcgagCACAGATCAACAACTTTGACACACTCTGGGGAGAGACTG CGCTGACTGCAGCAGCAGGCAGGGGGAAGCTGGATGTGTGCAGGCTGCTGTTGGAACAAGGGGCAGCGGTTGGACAGCCTAACCGCCGGGGCATCGTGCCTCTCTTCAGCGCTGTGCGCCAGGGACATTGGCAG ATAGTGGACCTGCTGTTGAACCATGGAGCTGACGTCAACATGGCAGACAAGCAGGGCCGCACGCCCCTCATGATGGCCTCCTCAGAGGGCCACCTCGGCACAGCGGAGTTCCTACTGGCACAAG GTGCGTCTCTGGCCCAGATGGACAAGGAAGGTCTGACTGCTCTGAGCTGGGCGTGTCTGAAGGGCCACATGCCATTGGTGCGCTGCCTGGTTGAGAGGGGCGCGGCCACCGCCCACGCCGATAAGAGTGGACGCACCCCCCTGGACCTGGCCTCTTTCTACGGAGACTCAGAAGTG gtgcgGTATCTGGTGGACCACGGGGCGATGATAGAGCATGTGGACTACAGTGGGATGCGACCTCTGGACCGGGCTGTGGGCTGCAGGAACACCTCTGTGGTGGTGGCTCTGCTCAAGAAGGGAGCCAAGATGG GTCCGGCCACCTGGGCCATGGCCACCTCCAAACCCGACATCATGATCGTCCTGCTCAGCAAGCTGATAGAGGAAGGAGATGGTTTCTACAAG AAAGGTAAAGTGAAGGAGGCGGCCCAGCGGTACCAGTACGCCTTAAAGAAGTTCCCCCGCGAGGGCTTCAGCGAGGACCTCAAGACCTTCAGAGAGCTCAAGGTGTCCCTCCTCCTCAACCTGTCCCGCTGTCGGAGGAAAATGAAT GACTTTGGGATGGCTGAGGAGTTTGCTACCAAGGCGCTAGAGTTGAAATCCAAATCGTACGAGGCCTTTTACGCCAGAGCCCGCGCCAAGCGCAGCAGCAG GCAGTTCCACGCAGCCCTGGAGGACCTGAATGAGGCCACCCTCCTTTGCCCCAACAACCGGGAGATCCAGCGCCTGCtgcagagggtggaggaggagtgtCTTCAGTTCGAGGAGCAACAGGAGCTGGAccctcccccatcccctcccAGAGAGCAGGCCCCGCCCCCTCCCCAGTCCCTGGAGCCCCGCCTGGAGGACATGCAGCCAGTGCAGGACCTGTTTGAAGAGGACGAGGACTACCTGGAGCAGGACCTAGAGAGCCTCCCCATGGGCATGACTCCCGAGCCCCGCTCAAGCCCCTCTGGCCTGCCCCTCATCCAGAGCCTGCTGCCCTCCCCGGGCCACCGCAACTCGCCCTACCTCTCCGGAGGCCCCTCCATGGTCCAGGCTTTCGAGCTGCCCCCTATCCCCCCTTCCATGTCCTCCCCCACGCGCCAAGGCTACCAGTCCTCCTCCCCATCACTTTCCCCGACGCACCAGAGCTCCCACTACCGGCCCAGCCCTCCGCACACCTCCACAGCCCACCAGGCTTCCGCTACGCAGTACAACTTCAGCCCACCACCTTCGCCTCTCCGCCGGGGGCAGTACCACGCCAGCCCCACCTCAGAGAGCGGAGGAGGTCTGTACCGGCCACAGTCAGCCTCAGCCCGCTACCAGTCGGAGCAGATACCCGGCCGGCCGAAATCTCCACTGTCTAAGATGAGCAGCCAGCGCTCCTTCCAGCTGCCCTCCCAGCAGCAGCCTCCCCAGCAGGGCCAGTGGCTGCAGCCTGCAAAGGCCCAGATCGTACGCACCAACCAGCCCAGCTCCGCTGTGCACTCCAGTGCTGTGCTGGGCACCAGTGCCTACAGCCAGATGGCCCACTCCATGAGCACCCGCCTCCCCCCCGACCTGGCCGAGCTGGGGGACGGAGTGAATATATTCCCCAGTGCCCTGGAAGGGAGGCCCACGCTGCAGGTGCAGGCCAGCCTCAGTGCAGGAGCACTGTACCAACATGGTGGGATCCAGATGGTCCCAATGGAGGACGAGCTCCCCCAGCGGCCCTCCTCAGCTTACCGGCCTGGAGGTCCGCGCTACAGCCAGGCCCCCCAGATCAGCCGCAGCCAGTCGGCAGCGTACTACCCTGTCTCACCTCAGATGGAGATTGAGTTAGAGATGGAACACCAGGCGGCGCTGGGATCACCGGAGAACCCCCACGGCCTGCGCCGACCTGTCAGTGCCTCCAACGCAGAGCCAAAGCCACACGCACCCACTCCCCGGCCCCTCATGCACTCCCAGAGCGTAGGCCTCCGCTTCTCCCCCTCCAACACAAGCCTGGGTGGGGTCTCTGCAGCTAATCTAGCCCCAGGCTTCCGTGGCTCCACCTCCGCCCAGCAGATGGAAATCCCTCTACAGCTGTCCTACGAGGATGGTAGTGTCTACTGCGACGACCTCTCGCCTGTGTCTCCTCCACAGGGCAGCGACATAAGGGTGGTGGGAGGGACGTACCCAGACAAGGCGCTCCGCTCCAGAAACACACCTTTCATGGGCGTTGTCGACAAGACGGCGCGGACTCACCAGTACCTGCCACCACAACCGCAGACAATAGGGCGCTCCTGGGCCATCTCTTCCCTGGACACGGTAGTGACAAGCTCCACCACGTCTCCAGGGAACATTGGCCCTCAGCATGGCTACAGCCAACAGCCCAGCCTGGGACACATTGCCTACTACAACCGCACCAACAACGCCCACAACGGACACCTCCTGGACGATGACTACTACCAGCCGCCAGCTAACAGCTCACGGGACGGCAGGGCAGATGGCATGGGCCGTGTGAGCCAGGCGCCATCCTACCCAGACGTCAAGGTGGCCCGGACGCTGCCTGTGGCCCAGGCCTACCAGGACAGCGAGTACATGCAGCACTCCAGGGACAGGCAGGGCCCCACGTCCCCTATCAAACCAAAGAGACCTTTCGTGGAGTCAAACGTgtag